Proteins found in one Syngnathus acus chromosome 9, fSynAcu1.2, whole genome shotgun sequence genomic segment:
- the LOC119127300 gene encoding macrophage mannose receptor 1-like isoform X2, whose translation MLSYVWIAGWTEKCGWWLDDPSDDFCYLMIRQPTKTWQEAQADCKGRQGNLLSIADSDEQGFVRGIAKILMGDASLWLGADASIKRDGDKWTDGSPFSYLRSSAGVAEGGKCLSLLTGSGDWKRDKCDEKRGYVCKKRGK comes from the exons ATGCTGTCTTATGTCTGGATTGCAGGCTGGACTGAgaaatgcggctggtggctggacgACCCCTCggacgacttctgctacctgatgatccgccagcccaccaagacctggcaGGAGGCGCAAGCCGACTGCAAAGGCCGCCAAgggaacctgctcagcatcgcCGACTCGGACGAGCAGGGCTTCGTACGCG GTATCGCCAAGATTCTGATGGGTGATGCCTCCctgtggttgggcgccgaCGCCTCCATCAAGCGTGACGGCGACAagtggactgacggatccccCTTCTCTTACCTCCGCTCGAGTGCAG gtgTCGCTGAAGGGGGGAAATGTCTTTCCTTGCTCACTGGCAGCGGCGACTGGAAGCGCGACAAGTGCGACGAGAAGAGaggctacgtctgcaagaaaagaggtaaGTGA
- the LOC119127300 gene encoding secretory phospholipase A2 receptor-like isoform X1: MLSYVWIAGWTEKCGWWLDDPSDDFCYLMIRQPTKTWQEAQADCKGRQGNLLSIADSDEQGFVRGIAKILMGDASLWLGADASIKRDGDKWTDGSPFSYLRSSAGRAEAVVSCTLEERMSAQILSPSLQVSLKGGNVFPCSLAAATGSATSATRREATSARKEVSEM, encoded by the exons ATGCTGTCTTATGTCTGGATTGCAGGCTGGACTGAgaaatgcggctggtggctggacgACCCCTCggacgacttctgctacctgatgatccgccagcccaccaagacctggcaGGAGGCGCAAGCCGACTGCAAAGGCCGCCAAgggaacctgctcagcatcgcCGACTCGGACGAGCAGGGCTTCGTACGCG GTATCGCCAAGATTCTGATGGGTGATGCCTCCctgtggttgggcgccgaCGCCTCCATCAAGCGTGACGGCGACAagtggactgacggatccccCTTCTCTTACCTCCGCTCGAGTGCAGGTCGGGCTGAGGCGGTTGTCAGCTGCACTTTGGAGGAACGGATGAGCGCTCAGATcttgtctccctccctccaggtgTCGCTGAAGGGGGGAAATGTCTTTCCTTGCTCACTGGCAGCGGCGACTGGAAGCGCGACAAGTGCGACGAGAAGAGaggctacgtctgcaagaaaagaggtaaGTGAGATGTGA
- the LOC119127431 gene encoding limulus clotting factor C-like, translating to MCQGKNPTDPQKERQLGTVCLDGLGIADGRIPDSSFTASSSEINAEPHKARLGGSGCWKPSKILGSWIQVNLGQNFKVTGIETQKCTYQGQSSSVFAMQFSIDGVTWYRHPKQPSVGTYILNRPVFAQFVRLLPKFLGLRFDVLGCTSDDTAHKLCSSTATNLGLDGSMTVRCPPGCAQAGYMVYGTRLYKPDSNICAAAIHSGVIENEIGGDVTLLKTLPQNAYNGSACNGIISKVYVNELAPFPSYTFADTEPRCLGPDWEEFADFCYKRFDDTKKWYDAQHFCRSLDAELVSILSEAERDWLHDLVKLAPGNTTWTGLNDLVNRGRFVWSDRQKVTFTNWAPGKPAGLMENCVATLSQSGKWKKMSCMELNGYVCKMRTARYTRDIKGANGSCE from the exons ATGTGCCAAGGAAAGAATCCAACGGATCCCCAGAAAGAGCGCCAGCTCGGGACGG TGTGTCTTGACGGTCTGGGCATCGCTGACGGGAGAATCCCAGACTCTTCCTTTACAGCCTCTTCCTCTGAGATCAATGCCGAACCTCACAAAGCGCGTCTGGGGGGCAGCGGTTGCTGGAAACCGTCCAAAATCC TCGGCAGCTGGATCCAGGTGAACCTCGGTCAGAACTTCAAGGTGACAGGCATTGAGACCCAGAAGTGTACATACCAAGGGCAAAGTTCCAGCGTATTTGCGATGCAGTTCAGTATTGACGGAGTGACTTGGTATCGCCACCCAAAGCAG CCTTCTGTGGGGACGTATATTCTAAACAGGCCCGTGTTCGCCCAGTTCGTCCGCCTCCTGCCAAAGTTTTTGGGCCTACGCTTTGACGTCTTAGGGTGCACGTCTGACGACACCGCTC ACAAATTATGCAGCAGCACAGCCACCAACCTCGGCCTCGACGGTTCAATGAC GGTCCGGTGCCCACCGGGCTGCGCCCAAGCCGGCTACATGGTCTACGGAACACGGCTCTACAAACCG GACTCAAACATCTGCGCGGCCGCTATTCACTCGGGCGTCATTGAGAACGAGATCGGAGGAGATGTGACTTTGCTGAAGACACTGCCACAGAACGCCTACAACGGCTCCGCCTGTAACGGAATCATCTCGAAAGT ATATGTTAACGAATTGGCTCCGTTTCCGTCTTACACTTTTGCTGACACGG AGCCGAGATGCTTGGGACCTGACTGGGAGGAGTTTGCAGACTTCTGCTACAAACGTTTTGATGATACAAAGAAGTGGTACGACGCTCAACACTTCTGCAGGAGTCTCGATGCCGAGCTGGTGTCTATCCTCTCCGAGGCTGAGCGGGATTGGCTGCACGACCTCGTGAAGCTTG CCCCTGGAAACACGACGTGGACCGGACTGAACGACCTGGTCAATCGCGGCAGATTCGTGTGGTCGGACCGCCAGAAGGTGACCTTCACAAACTGGGCTCCGGGAAAACCTGCCGGCCTGATGGAGAATTGCGTGGCCACCTTGAGCCAG